The following coding sequences are from one Dermacentor andersoni chromosome 5, qqDerAnde1_hic_scaffold, whole genome shotgun sequence window:
- the LOC126532259 gene encoding uncharacterized protein isoform X1, protein MHGVKFRKGPAFVVALAARVAHSIVRPAPPRGFVRQQQRQVLARSGPRPLRRPDDALSLSGNEVNLAPPPLISTAPHSEGLVLPVQTSIWICSETPSSTTPQQPPVKGTLTAQNMHRNLYSIVLLCAGFSAVLAQLGYGGAGGYGGAGAGGAYGGGAGSGGYGGAGAYGGGAGAYGGGAGAYGGGAGAYGGGAVAYGGGAPGGGAAYTGSSVAPAGGYSGGDYGGAATGGAAAYGGAPAAGGAYGAASPYSGSFDFTNNVNHAGYGAGVGGVQATGGYGGAQATATQGYAASGGLGAQGASYGGAAGLGAGYGAGAGGAGLGVSYGGAGGYGGGAGGYGAASGLAGAAQVYGGGASGAGGYGGGFHQQGGAGGGY, encoded by the exons ATGCACGGAGTGAAGTTTCGGAAGGGGCCAGCATTCGTGGTAGCCCTCGCCGCTCGAGTGGCCCATTCAATTGTCCGGCCGGCGCCGCCACGAGGCTTCGTTCGTCAGCAGCAGCGACAAGTGCTCGCTCGCAGCGGCCCTCGCCCATTGCGCAGACCAGACGACGCGCTCTCCCTCTCCGGGAATGAGGTCAACCTCGCACCACCCCCGCTTATAAGCACAGCGCCGCACTCGGAGGGCCTTGTTCTCCCCGTGCAAACCTCCATTTGGATCTGTTCAGAAACGCCATCGTCGACGACGCCACAGCAGCCTCCTGTCAAAGGAACACTCACAGCTCAAAACATGCAC AGGAATCTATACAGCATAGTGCTGCTCTGCGCTGGCTTCTCGGCGGTGCTTGCCCAGCTAGGTTACGGCGGAGCTGgcggctacggcggagcgggcGCCGGCGGAGCTTACGGTGGTGGCGCCGGATCTGGAGGCTACGGCGGAGCCGGTGCCTACGGAGGTGGAGCGGGGGCCTACGGAGGTGGAGCGGGGGCCTACGGAGGTGGAGCGGGGGCCTACGGAGGCGGAGCGGTTGCATACGGAGGCGGAGCGCCCGGCGGCGGAGCTGCCTACACCGGGTCGA GTGTCGCTCCTGCCGGAGGTTACAGTGGAGGCGACTACGGCGGAGCCGCGACAGGCGGCGCAGCAGCCTATGGAGGAGCTCCCGCAGCCGGTGGAGCGTACGGCGCCGCGAGCCCATACAGCGGCTCCTTCGACTTCACTAACAACGTGAACCACGCCGGTTACGGTGCGGGCGTCGGCGGTGTCCAGGCAACCGGCGGATACGGGGGTGCCCAGGCGACCGCGACCCAGGGCTACGCCGCCTCCGGAGGACTCGGCGCCCAGGGTGCTAGCTATGGTGGAGCGGCTGGCCTTGGAGCTGGCTATGGCGCTGGAGCTGGCGGAGCCGGACTCGGGGTGTCCTACGGAGGCGCCggtggctatggaggagg CGCCGGAGGCTACGGCGCAGCTTCCGGTCTGGCTGGAGCGGCCCAGGTGTATGGCGGTGGTGCCTCAGGAGCCGGTGGATACGGAGGCGGATTTCACCAGCAGGGCGGCGCCGGCGGCGGATACTGA
- the LOC126532259 gene encoding uncharacterized protein isoform X2 encodes MSCPPQRNLYSIVLLCAGFSAVLAQLGYGGAGGYGGAGAGGAYGGGAGSGGYGGAGAYGGGAGAYGGGAGAYGGGAGAYGGGAVAYGGGAPGGGAAYTGSSVAPAGGYSGGDYGGAATGGAAAYGGAPAAGGAYGAASPYSGSFDFTNNVNHAGYGAGVGGVQATGGYGGAQATATQGYAASGGLGAQGASYGGAAGLGAGYGAGAGGAGLGVSYGGAGGYGGGAGGYGAASGLAGAAQVYGGGASGAGGYGGGFHQQGGAGGGY; translated from the exons AGGAATCTATACAGCATAGTGCTGCTCTGCGCTGGCTTCTCGGCGGTGCTTGCCCAGCTAGGTTACGGCGGAGCTGgcggctacggcggagcgggcGCCGGCGGAGCTTACGGTGGTGGCGCCGGATCTGGAGGCTACGGCGGAGCCGGTGCCTACGGAGGTGGAGCGGGGGCCTACGGAGGTGGAGCGGGGGCCTACGGAGGTGGAGCGGGGGCCTACGGAGGCGGAGCGGTTGCATACGGAGGCGGAGCGCCCGGCGGCGGAGCTGCCTACACCGGGTCGA GTGTCGCTCCTGCCGGAGGTTACAGTGGAGGCGACTACGGCGGAGCCGCGACAGGCGGCGCAGCAGCCTATGGAGGAGCTCCCGCAGCCGGTGGAGCGTACGGCGCCGCGAGCCCATACAGCGGCTCCTTCGACTTCACTAACAACGTGAACCACGCCGGTTACGGTGCGGGCGTCGGCGGTGTCCAGGCAACCGGCGGATACGGGGGTGCCCAGGCGACCGCGACCCAGGGCTACGCCGCCTCCGGAGGACTCGGCGCCCAGGGTGCTAGCTATGGTGGAGCGGCTGGCCTTGGAGCTGGCTATGGCGCTGGAGCTGGCGGAGCCGGACTCGGGGTGTCCTACGGAGGCGCCggtggctatggaggagg CGCCGGAGGCTACGGCGCAGCTTCCGGTCTGGCTGGAGCGGCCCAGGTGTATGGCGGTGGTGCCTCAGGAGCCGGTGGATACGGAGGCGGATTTCACCAGCAGGGCGGCGCCGGCGGCGGATACTGA